A window of Planktothrix sp. FACHB-1365 contains these coding sequences:
- a CDS encoding class I SAM-dependent methyltransferase: MQNQKPELLEKIRQQFDSAPYPRIPLEQSPKTEYELLFIHNLVTSYYLRYQKVINTEGKMILDAGCGTGYKSLVLAEANPGAKIVGIDISEQSIELAKQRLKYHGFDNAEFYVLSIEDLPQLGYEFDYINADEVLYLLPDIARALKAMKSVLKLDGMIRTNLHSLYRRFNLLKAQSLFKLMGLTEGTPGEMEITIARETIQSLKNQVLFKSQAWEKGLQHHDEWVLMNYFLKGDKGFTIPEVFEMLKIAGLEIIKMVNWRQWEPLDLFEDPENLPAFLALSLPELSIEERLHFYELLHPIHRLLDFWCGHPLETTTVDISDWTQTDWETATVYLHPQLKTDPAKQDLIDCIRSHRPYEISQYVKLATLVPIYIESFRAGCLLPLWEGKQPMMSLVERWKQIQPVDPVTLELISDQMAFEQVKELLRDLEPFLYILLERSL, from the coding sequence ATGCAGAACCAAAAGCCTGAATTATTAGAAAAAATTCGTCAACAGTTTGATTCAGCACCCTATCCTAGAATTCCGTTAGAACAATCACCTAAAACCGAATATGAATTGCTATTTATCCATAATTTAGTCACTTCCTATTATTTAAGATATCAGAAAGTGATTAATACAGAAGGTAAAATGATTTTAGATGCTGGGTGTGGAACTGGATATAAATCTTTAGTGTTAGCAGAAGCAAATCCAGGGGCTAAAATTGTGGGGATTGATATTTCCGAACAATCGATTGAACTAGCGAAACAGCGTTTAAAATATCATGGGTTTGACAATGCCGAATTTTATGTATTGTCTATAGAAGACTTGCCTCAACTGGGGTATGAGTTTGATTATATTAATGCGGATGAGGTGCTTTATTTATTGCCTGATATTGCCAGGGCATTAAAGGCGATGAAGTCGGTTTTGAAACTGGATGGTATGATTAGAACTAATCTCCACAGTTTATACAGACGTTTTAATTTATTGAAAGCCCAGTCCCTTTTTAAACTCATGGGGTTAACGGAAGGAACCCCTGGGGAAATGGAAATAACGATAGCTAGGGAGACCATTCAATCTTTAAAAAATCAAGTATTATTTAAATCCCAAGCTTGGGAAAAAGGATTACAACATCATGACGAATGGGTTTTAATGAATTACTTTTTAAAAGGAGATAAAGGTTTTACAATTCCTGAAGTATTTGAAATGTTAAAAATAGCAGGGTTAGAGATCATAAAAATGGTCAACTGGCGACAGTGGGAACCCTTAGATTTATTTGAAGATCCTGAAAATTTACCGGCTTTTTTAGCCCTGAGTTTGCCCGAATTGTCTATCGAAGAACGCTTACATTTCTATGAATTGTTACATCCGATTCATCGCTTATTGGATTTTTGGTGTGGTCATCCGCTTGAGACAACTACTGTAGATATTTCCGACTGGACACAAACTGACTGGGAAACCGCAACGGTTTATTTACATCCCCAGTTAAAAACTGACCCAGCAAAGCAAGACCTGATTGACTGTATTCGCAGCCATCGACCTTATGAAATTAGTCAGTATGTCAAGTTAGCGACCCTTGTTCCTATCTACATTGAGAGTTTTCGGGCGGGCTGTTTGTTACCGTTGTGGGAGGGAAAACAACCTATGATGTCTTTAGTGGAGCGATGGAAGCAAATCCAACCTGTAGACCCTGTTACCTTAGAATTAATCAGTGATCAGATGGCTTTTGAGCAAGTGAAAGAATTACTCCGTGATCTGGAACCGTTTTTGTATATTCTATTAGAGCGATCGCTTTAA
- a CDS encoding class I SAM-dependent methyltransferase: MENQDPELLEKIRQQFDSAPYPKTPLEQSPKTDYELLYIHNLVTPYYLKYQKVTNTEGKIILDAGCGTGYKSLVLAEANPGAKIVGIDISEQSIELAKQRLKYQGFDNAEFYVLSIQDLPELEYEFDYINNDESLYLFPDITVPLKAMKSVLKPEGMIRTNLHSAFQRVNYFRAQSLFNMMGLMNENPTELEIHFTGELMQALKNQVLLKSQTYNLEKINEQEWVLMNYLFQGDKGYIIPDLFSALRTVNLELISMVRWRQWEPLDLFEDPENLPAFLALSLPELSIEERLHFYELLHPIHRLLDFWCGHPLETTTVDISDWTQTDWETATVYLHPQLKTDPAKQDLIDCIRSHRPYEISQYVKLATLVPIYIESFRAGCLLPLWEGKQPMMSLVERWKQIQPVDPVTLELISDQMAFEQVKELLRDLEPFLYILLERSL, from the coding sequence ATGGAAAATCAAGATCCTGAATTATTAGAAAAAATTCGTCAACAGTTTGATTCAGCCCCCTATCCTAAAACTCCGTTAGAACAATCGCCTAAAACTGATTATGAGTTACTGTATATTCATAATTTAGTTACGCCTTATTATTTAAAATATCAGAAAGTTACTAATACAGAAGGTAAAATCATTTTAGATGCAGGCTGTGGAACCGGATATAAATCCTTAGTATTAGCAGAAGCAAACCCAGGGGCTAAAATTGTGGGGATTGATATTTCTGAACAATCGATTGAACTGGCGAAGCAGCGTTTAAAATATCAGGGTTTTGACAATGCCGAATTTTATGTATTGTCGATACAAGATTTACCTGAATTGGAGTATGAGTTTGATTATATTAATAATGATGAATCTCTCTATTTATTCCCTGATATTACAGTACCTTTGAAGGCGATGAAATCGGTTCTTAAGCCAGAGGGAATGATTAGAACAAATCTTCATAGTGCATTTCAGCGAGTTAATTACTTTCGGGCTCAATCCTTATTCAACATGATGGGATTAATGAATGAAAACCCGACGGAGTTAGAAATTCATTTCACGGGTGAACTCATGCAAGCTTTGAAAAATCAAGTTTTATTAAAGTCCCAAACCTATAATCTTGAAAAAATAAATGAACAAGAATGGGTTTTAATGAACTATTTATTTCAGGGAGATAAAGGTTATATAATTCCTGATTTGTTTTCAGCGTTGAGAACGGTTAACTTAGAGTTGATTAGCATGGTTCGTTGGCGACAGTGGGAACCCTTAGATTTATTTGAAGATCCTGAAAATTTACCGGCTTTTTTAGCACTGAGTTTGCCCGAATTGTCTATCGAAGAACGCTTACATTTCTATGAATTGTTACATCCGATTCATCGCTTATTGGATTTTTGGTGTGGTCATCCGCTTGAGACAACTACTGTAGATATTTCCGACTGGACACAAACTGACTGGGAAACCGCAACGGTTTATTTACATCCCCAGTTAAAAACTGACCCAGCAAAGCAAGACCTGATTGACTGTATTCGCAGCCATCGACCTTATGAAATTAGTCAGTATGTCAAGTTAGCGACCCTTGTTCCTATCTACATTGAGAGTTTTCGGGCGGGCTGTTTGTTACCGTTGTGGGAGGGAAAACAACCTATGATGTCTTTAGTGGAGCGATGGAAGCAAATCCAACCTGTAGACCCTGTTACCTTAGAATTAATCAGTGATCAGATGGCTTTTGAGCAAGTGAAAGAATTACTCCGTGATCTGGAACCGTTTTTGTATATTCTATTAGAACGATCGCTTTAA
- a CDS encoding class I SAM-dependent methyltransferase — translation MENQDPELLEKIRQQFDSAPYPKTPLEQSPKTDYELLYIHNLVTPYYLKYQKVTNTEGKIILDAGCGTGYKSLVLAEANPGAKIVGIDISEQSIELAKQRLKYQGFDNAEFYVLSIEDLPQLGYEFDYINADEVLYLCPNLFNAMQGIKQVLKPQGIIRANLHSLYQRVGYFRAQSLFKLMGIMDEPSQEFKAEIAKETIDSIKDEVVLKTQTWNSPDYKNQEWLLANYLLQGDKGYTIPEVFAVLKATDLQLISMVKWRQWQLLDLFKEPDNLPAFLAFSLSEISIEEQLHLFELIHPVHRLLDFWCGHCDQEWILPVSEWTEADWQTARVHLHPQLRTNQAKADLMECIQTHRPYEISQYVKLPTHIPITLESSHAACLLPLWDGEQTVISLAERWQQIYPIDPITLEPITVQRALQQIKEVLITLDAFLYVLLEHSG, via the coding sequence ATGGAAAATCAAGATCCTGAATTATTAGAAAAAATTCGTCAACAGTTTGATTCAGCCCCCTATCCTAAAACTCCGTTAGAACAATCGCCTAAAACTGATTATGAGTTACTGTATATTCATAATTTAGTTACGCCTTATTATTTAAAATATCAGAAAGTTACTAATACAGAAGGTAAAATCATTTTAGATGCAGGCTGTGGAACCGGATATAAATCCTTAGTATTAGCAGAAGCAAACCCAGGGGCTAAAATTGTGGGGATTGATATTTCTGAACAATCGATTGAACTGGCGAAGCAGCGTTTAAAATATCAGGGTTTTGACAATGCCGAATTTTATGTATTGTCGATAGAAGACTTACCTCAACTGGGGTATGAGTTTGATTATATTAATGCAGATGAGGTGCTTTATCTATGCCCAAATTTATTCAATGCGATGCAAGGCATAAAACAAGTTTTAAAACCCCAGGGTATTATTCGGGCAAATCTTCATAGTTTATATCAAAGGGTCGGTTATTTTAGGGCGCAATCTCTGTTTAAACTCATGGGAATCATGGATGAACCTTCTCAGGAATTCAAGGCAGAAATAGCTAAAGAAACAATAGACTCCATCAAAGATGAAGTGGTATTAAAAACACAAACTTGGAATAGTCCAGATTATAAAAATCAAGAATGGTTGCTGGCTAATTATTTACTTCAAGGGGATAAAGGCTATACAATCCCAGAGGTTTTTGCCGTTTTGAAGGCGACTGATTTACAATTGATCAGTATGGTGAAATGGCGACAATGGCAGTTACTCGACTTATTTAAAGAGCCTGATAACTTACCAGCCTTTCTAGCCTTCAGTTTATCCGAAATTTCGATCGAGGAACAACTACATTTATTTGAATTAATTCACCCCGTCCATCGGTTATTAGATTTTTGGTGTGGCCATTGTGATCAGGAGTGGATTCTCCCGGTGTCTGAATGGACTGAAGCTGATTGGCAAACTGCACGGGTTCATTTACATCCCCAACTCAGAACCAATCAAGCCAAAGCAGACTTAATGGAATGTATTCAGACCCATAGACCTTATGAAATTAGCCAATATGTGAAGCTACCTACTCACATACCCATCACCCTTGAGAGTAGTCATGCAGCCTGTTTACTGCCATTATGGGATGGAGAACAGACGGTGATCTCCCTGGCAGAACGGTGGCAACAAATCTATCCTATTGATCCTATTACCCTAGAACCGATTACTGTCCAGAGGGCACTGCAACAGATCAAAGAAGTCCTCATCACCCTGGATGCCTTTCTGTATGTGCTTCTCGAGCATTCCGGGTAA
- a CDS encoding type IV pilin-like G/H family protein — protein MKTEFKAKFLQYVANRKKEEGFTLIELLVVIIIIGILAAIALPSFLSQANKAKQSEGKQYISSINKGQQAYFVENNGFGSDVTQLGIGLKTQTSNYVYTISATTASNVGSLASPINTTALKGYAGGVGLVLVAGSDAKTAQSVLCETTVPGTPVATTNDGTVVGCAATMTVVTK, from the coding sequence ATGAAGACTGAATTTAAAGCGAAATTCCTGCAATACGTTGCTAATAGAAAAAAAGAAGAAGGTTTCACCTTAATTGAATTGTTAGTTGTTATTATCATTATCGGTATTCTGGCTGCTATTGCTTTACCTTCCTTCCTCAGCCAAGCTAACAAAGCCAAACAATCTGAAGGGAAACAATATATTTCTTCTATTAACAAAGGTCAGCAAGCCTACTTTGTTGAAAATAATGGTTTTGGATCTGATGTCACGCAACTGGGAATTGGCCTCAAGACACAAACCTCTAACTATGTTTATACAATTAGTGCGACTACAGCGAGTAACGTCGGTAGTCTGGCTTCACCGATTAACACTACAGCTTTGAAAGGTTATGCGGGTGGTGTTGGATTAGTCCTGGTTGCAGGCAGTGATGCCAAGACCGCTCAGAGTGTACTTTGTGAAACGACCGTCCCTGGAACACCTGTTGCTACGACCAATGATGGCACTGTCGTAGGTTGTGCAGCTACCATGACCGTCGTGACGAAATAG